CGGGATCGCCGACCGACGCCGGAAGAAATCGAAAAGATTTTCGCCTGGTTTGCCGAGCATCCGGAGCGCCAGCAGGCAATGCCCGATCTGTTGCGGGTCGCCATGCAGTGCGCGTTCCGTCGTGGTGAACTGTTCAACCTGCGCTGGAATGATATCGACGCCGAGAATCACCTTGCGCTCGTGCGCGATCGCAAGCATCCCCGACAGAAGGTCGGCAACAACGAGTGGATCCCGCTGATCGGTGACTCGTTCGAGGTCATCATGCGGCAACCTCGTTACCCGGTGCCAACGGAATACGTTGAGAAGCGCAGGGCCGACCCGACGATGCCGCCGCACAAGAACGAATACATTTTCCGGTTCGACAAGGGCACGGCCAGCAAGTACTTCAAGCAGGCGTGCGACGAGAAGGGGATCGAGAATCTGCGCCTGCACGATCTGCGGCACGAGGCCACCAGTGCGCTATTTGAGGCGGGCTGGCAGATCCCGGAAGTGGCGGCCGTCACGGGTCACAAGGACTGGCGCAACCTGAAGCGCTACACCAATTTGGATCCGGCTCAGGTTGCGAAGAAAGGCAGGTTAAAGCTGGTGAAGGCGGCCTGATGCGAAGGCTTCAGAGCTGGCCCGTCAATATCTGCTGCTTGATTTTCATGCAGACACCGTCCACTCCGGGGAACAGCGACGCGGGGGAAATTCCCATGTATGAAAGATCCGTCAAAGCTTCCACTGCGGCATGCGACGGAATGTCGACTGCTCGGAGATAGGTCTGACCTCCGGTGTAAAGCTGAGATGTAAGCAGGTGTTCGACCAGCTCAACATTCGAAAAAAGGAACGTACCTTGCTGGGCGTATAGGCGCGGATTATGAAGTCCGGACGGCCCTATAAGTCCAGCCAGAGGTTCAATAGCGGTTAGAGCCACAGTTGGTTGGTTTGCAACCGACTGGAATGCTTTGTCCAGTGCATATATGCGGACATGAGAAGCCCGACTTGATTCAGGAACGTCGAGCGCTCCAGACATGGCGAAATAGGCCGCGATGTAAGGTGAGAATGTGAAATCGATCAGCGGCGTAGGAAAGCCGTGATGCTGGCCAAGAGCAAGCAGCCTGGAAAAATCAATTGGCTTTTCGCGGTCAAAGGACGTTCCCACTCCGCCCTCAAGCTCATGCTGTAGTTGCTGAAGCGCCGCGCGCGAGTAGTACCAAAGGTCGAACCGATTCGCACGGTGCAGCGACGACTTCAATTGCCATTCATTGTTTGACTGGCCGCGAAAGGCGAAATTGGTACGTCCTACACCTCCTGCCCAAGACTTGTATTCGGACCACGAGTCGCATACCGTTACGTCGCGGACTCGCTCGCCAGCCTCAGGGCGCCAAAATTCCAACGTGCCTTGCTCTCCCCAACTATTCCGCCAGTTGCCTTGGTAACTCAGGTTTTGGACAGCAGCAATGGCCTCGATATCCAGTCGATAGTCGATGCCATTCCGTGGTGCGATACGAGCAACAACCACGCGGGCAGTTTCGGGATCGACAGTGAATGCCTGGGCGCTATGCGCTATTAGTCGGTGACCGTCATTAACCGTCGCCGTCAGTGGCACCATAAACTTTGTGCGTCCTCCCAATGGTGATGTGCCTGGCACCACTTGATAGACGAACAAGCCGGGCTCATGGCCGCGATGGGCGTCAAGATTCAGGAAGAACAGATTCGCAGGCGCCAGATCTGGCTGGAGGATGGGCTGGGGTTGTCCCTGAACCCGCGGTGCCGAAAACGATCCCCAAAATTGTCCGATTGCCGCCATGGTCTCCTCGTTCAACGCAAATTCTGATGTCGGACTATACCCGATTGGGCATCGCGGCCGGCTTCCCGAATTGGCGTCTCACGCCGCAGCTTTCAGGCGGGCCTTCAGCGACATGTCGTCGAGATATTCGGCCACTGCATCATAGGCCGCGTAACGCGCGGCGCCTTCCTTGTATGTCGGAATGGGGAACGTCTCGGCGCTGACCTGGTTGCGGATCGTGCCTTCGGACATCGCGAGCAGCGTCGCGAGCTGGCCCATCGTCAGGCGGACACCGAATTTTTCGAGAATGAATGCGCGAGTAAGTAGGCTCATTTGTTTGCGCTCCCTGCGTGAATGAATGCTGCGTGCGGCCTCATGGCGGTTCTCACATCGACGGGTGCAGCGCGCGATCGAGCTGCATCAAACCGGTTTCAATGGACAGGCGAGCCTGTTCGGCCCATGTGCGTGCTTCCTGCGCTGCTTTGTGGCGGCTATAGCTGCCTACCTCGTCGCGCATGAGGTCGAGCAGCTCGATGTCGGCGTCAAGAGCGATGACTTCGGTCAACTGGCGGACCTCAAGGCGAAGGGCTGCGATTCTCGCGAGGGTGGTCAGTCGGGAATCCGACTGGCCTTCATTCGTCTGGATTGGTTTGCGCCGCGAGAGCGGTGCTTCGTCCTTCTGGATCGCTTTGGCGGGCGCGAGCCCGCTACTGCCGACGTCGCTGTTCGATGCGTGCGCCGGGACGGCGCCAGCGCGCGAAAGCCGGTGGCTCTTATCCGCTGGTTCCCGCTTACGCGGCA
The nucleotide sequence above comes from Paraburkholderia aromaticivorans. Encoded proteins:
- a CDS encoding site-specific integrase; translated protein: MASILPVGSRWRAQVRKRGQSIAKTFRTKGAAEAWAREKEVEIDKGQNAVDAATVTVGDLVKRYREARAESDRAVKPKSNEYYILQRLEDAFQSHFASRLTTQQIVKFAQDRRKAGAGGYTVDMDISKLGTVLRHTASLLGLTLPDAIGAARPTLHHLRLIDAGGKRDRRPTPEEIEKIFAWFAEHPERQQAMPDLLRVAMQCAFRRGELFNLRWNDIDAENHLALVRDRKHPRQKVGNNEWIPLIGDSFEVIMRQPRYPVPTEYVEKRRADPTMPPHKNEYIFRFDKGTASKYFKQACDEKGIENLRLHDLRHEATSALFEAGWQIPEVAAVTGHKDWRNLKRYTNLDPAQVAKKGRLKLVKAA
- a CDS encoding FRG domain-containing protein — protein: MAAIGQFWGSFSAPRVQGQPQPILQPDLAPANLFFLNLDAHRGHEPGLFVYQVVPGTSPLGGRTKFMVPLTATVNDGHRLIAHSAQAFTVDPETARVVVARIAPRNGIDYRLDIEAIAAVQNLSYQGNWRNSWGEQGTLEFWRPEAGERVRDVTVCDSWSEYKSWAGGVGRTNFAFRGQSNNEWQLKSSLHRANRFDLWYYSRAALQQLQHELEGGVGTSFDREKPIDFSRLLALGQHHGFPTPLIDFTFSPYIAAYFAMSGALDVPESSRASHVRIYALDKAFQSVANQPTVALTAIEPLAGLIGPSGLHNPRLYAQQGTFLFSNVELVEHLLTSQLYTGGQTYLRAVDIPSHAAVEALTDLSYMGISPASLFPGVDGVCMKIKQQILTGQL